A region from the Actinoplanes sp. OR16 genome encodes:
- a CDS encoding aliphatic sulfonate ABC transporter substrate-binding protein: MRIIRAVAVATVATTLLAGCVQGEDTPATGTDATTLRLDYAYYNPASLVLREQKWLETELAAKNVTVSWQLSAGSNKANEALRADAVDVGSTAGAAALVARANGSPIKTIDVFSQPEWAAIVVPKGSAITGVAGLKGKKVAATKGTDPYFFLLQTLDEAGLEPSDVTVTNLQHADGKAALERGDVDAWAGLDPLMATSEADAGSKLIYRNIGFNSYGVLNAREAFLAEKPELAQAVVNAYEKARQWIKDNPAEAVALYAREAKISEEVARTVLTTRTNLDVDPVPGEAQRAVFDEIIPVLVADANVKTEEAARTAADTLFEPRFAASLS; encoded by the coding sequence ATGAGAATCATCCGTGCCGTCGCCGTGGCCACCGTCGCCACCACCCTGCTGGCCGGCTGCGTCCAGGGTGAGGACACCCCCGCCACCGGCACCGACGCCACCACGCTGCGACTCGACTACGCCTACTACAACCCGGCCAGTCTGGTGCTGCGCGAGCAGAAGTGGCTGGAGACCGAACTCGCCGCGAAGAACGTCACGGTCTCCTGGCAGCTCTCGGCCGGTAGCAACAAGGCGAACGAGGCGCTGCGCGCGGACGCCGTCGACGTCGGCTCGACGGCCGGCGCGGCAGCGCTGGTGGCCCGCGCCAACGGTTCTCCGATCAAGACGATCGACGTGTTCAGCCAGCCGGAATGGGCCGCCATCGTGGTGCCGAAGGGTTCGGCGATCACCGGCGTGGCCGGACTGAAGGGCAAGAAGGTCGCTGCCACGAAGGGCACCGACCCGTACTTCTTCCTCCTGCAGACCCTCGACGAGGCCGGACTCGAGCCGAGCGACGTGACCGTCACGAACCTGCAGCACGCCGACGGCAAGGCCGCCCTGGAACGCGGCGACGTCGACGCCTGGGCCGGGCTCGACCCGCTCATGGCGACGTCCGAAGCGGACGCCGGCTCGAAGCTGATCTACCGGAACATCGGCTTCAACTCCTACGGCGTGCTGAACGCGCGGGAGGCGTTCCTGGCCGAGAAGCCCGAGCTGGCCCAGGCGGTGGTGAACGCGTACGAGAAGGCCCGCCAGTGGATCAAGGACAACCCGGCGGAGGCGGTGGCCCTCTACGCACGGGAGGCCAAGATCTCGGAGGAGGTCGCCAGAACGGTGCTGACCACCCGTACCAATCTGGATGTTGATCCTGTCCCCGGCGAAGCGCAGCGAGCCGTCTTCGACGAAATCATCCCGGTGCTGGTGGCCGACGCCAACGTGAAGACCGAGGAAGCCGCCCGCACGGCCGCCGACACGCTGTTCGAGCCGAGATTCGCGGCGTCCCTCTCATGA
- a CDS encoding ABC transporter ATP-binding protein: MSAVPLQITGAGKEFTASGRRHAVLSGVDLGVAAGEVVALLGPSGCGKSTLLRLAGGLDTPTSGEVLVDGSPVRSFEPRCAVVFQEPRLLPWRTVERNVAYGLPRGVTGENARAEVAHWLSVVGLTDFARHRPRQVSGGMAQRAALARALARRPGVLLLDEPFAALDALTRLRMQDLLLAVQREAGTTVVLVTHDVDEALYLADRIVLLGSPSPGEPASVRLIQPVPGERPRDRGDASLAALRVSLLAELGVNTPQKKESLI, from the coding sequence ATGAGCGCCGTTCCTCTACAGATCACCGGCGCCGGCAAGGAGTTCACGGCGAGCGGCCGACGCCACGCCGTCCTGTCCGGCGTCGACCTCGGCGTCGCCGCCGGCGAGGTGGTGGCGCTGCTCGGCCCGTCCGGCTGCGGCAAGTCGACACTGCTGCGGCTGGCCGGCGGCCTGGACACCCCGACCAGCGGCGAAGTGCTCGTCGACGGCAGTCCGGTGCGGAGCTTCGAGCCGCGCTGCGCCGTCGTCTTCCAGGAGCCCCGCCTGCTGCCGTGGCGGACCGTCGAGCGCAACGTGGCGTACGGCCTGCCCCGCGGCGTCACCGGCGAGAACGCCCGGGCCGAGGTCGCCCACTGGCTCTCCGTCGTCGGCCTGACCGACTTCGCCCGGCACCGCCCGCGGCAGGTCTCCGGCGGCATGGCCCAGCGCGCCGCCCTGGCCCGCGCCCTCGCCCGCCGGCCCGGTGTGCTGCTGCTCGACGAGCCGTTCGCCGCCCTCGACGCGCTGACCCGGCTGCGCATGCAGGACCTGCTCCTCGCCGTGCAGCGGGAGGCCGGAACCACGGTGGTGCTGGTGACCCACGACGTCGACGAGGCGCTCTACCTGGCCGACCGGATCGTGCTGCTCGGTTCCCCGTCGCCGGGCGAGCCTGCCTCCGTACGGCTGATCCAGCCCGTCCCCGGCGAGCGCCCCCGCGACCGTGGTGACGCCTCCCTCGCCGCTCTGCGGGTCTCCCTGCTCGCCGAGCTCGGTGTGAACACCCCGCAGAAGAAGGAATCCCTGATATGA